A genomic region of Magnolia sinica isolate HGM2019 chromosome 6, MsV1, whole genome shotgun sequence contains the following coding sequences:
- the LOC131249120 gene encoding trihelix transcription factor DF1-like — translation MQSGYGVPKIQQFMVDGSFSSLLQHQQQQQQQQQRFHHLQSIPITQQFFQQQQQQQHQFQVFQQQQQQRRLHQQLGLDIDSGPENSNSPSRFIASNGGGGFSFIAANFKLAAAANENSSRQETLNDDDPIGREDASDSRTTVAVHPWQQQREEDSSIKEPFWKPLDVEYINKNNKRCKEKMENSNKFSKKSDKCNENEEGKNSDSNYVLFGELEAIYAQGGGGGVNNQTGSGSALTGDNNPPAAAVLPGPPSGPISGIDHGSETFNGEEASLKKLQKSRKKKKRKHLGSVATFFKSLVKKVMDHQESLHRKFLEVMEKRDQERTKREETWRQEQTTKLSCEAIARTQERAISASREAAIVSFLEKITGESINLLNTHQFQCNSQFQEESFKEENIIEQPKTIHDKNSSENNMNMTNTRRWPKTEVQALIRVRSSLESKFQEPGLKGPLWEEVSSSMASLGYQRNAKRCKEKWENINKYFRKTKDSAKKRSQHSKTCPYFHQLHQLYSKSSNLPTTVKQQQQIDSSELLDAIIVAPQTDQENAQNLSLEFNAKEIDGMCRSYKFSEMVSMRLENESDNNANEGSSARAGKQLFGNEEEYEEGEGDDGDDSVEGEGENQEHVKNQGIGRENGGEEEHHQKHMFFLP, via the exons ATGCAGTCTGGTTATGGAGTTCCTAAGATTCAACAATTCATGGTGGATggctctttttcttctctcttacaacatcagcaacaacagcagcagcagcagcagagattTCACCATCTTCAATCCATCCCAATAACTCAACAGTTCtttcaacagcagcagcagcagcagcaccagttTCAGGTCTttcaacaacagcagcagcagaggagACTGCACCAGCAGCTGGGTCTGGACATCGACTCCGGCCCGGAGAACTCAAACTCGCCTTCTCGATTCATTGCCAGCAACGGCGGTGGCGGCTTTTCTTTCATTGCTGCAAATTTCAAGTTGGCAGCAGCAGCAAATGAGAACAGCAGCAGACAGGAGACCTTAAACGACGATGATCCAATCGGAAGAGAAGACGCGTCTGATAGTCGGACGACGGTGGCTGTTCATCCATGGCAGCAGCAGAGGGAAGAAGACTCCTCCATTAAAGAACCTTTCTg GAAGCCTTTAGATGTGGAATACATAAACAAGAACAACAAGAGATGCAAAGAGAAGATGGAGAACTCCAACAAATTCAGCAAGAAATCCGACAAAtgcaatgaaaatgaagaaggcAAGAACAGCGACAGCAATTATGTGCTATTTGGAGAGCTTGAAGCCATCTACGCCCAAGGCGGCGGCGGAGGAGTAAATAACCAGACGGGTTCTGGCTCAGCTCTCACCGGCGACAACAACCCACCTGCAGCAGCTGTACTACCAGGCCCACCTAGCGGTCCTATCAGTGGCATTGATCATGGATCGGAGACGTTTAACGGAGAAGAAGCGTCACTAAAGAAGCTTCAGAAGagcaggaaaaagaagaagagaaagcacTTAGGTTCAGTTGCCACTTTCTTCAAGAGCCTTGTAAAGAAGGTGATGGATCATCAAGAGAGTCTGCACCGGAAATTCTTGGAAGTGATGGAGAAGAGAGATCAGGAGCGGACGAAGCGAGAGGAGACGTGGCGGCAGGAGCAAACCACCAAATTGAGCTGTGAGGCGATCGCCAGGACCCAAGAACGGGCGATCTCTGCTAGCCGAGAAGCCGCCATTGTCAGCTTCTTGGAGAAAATCACTGGCGAAAGCATTAATCTCCTAAACACCCATCAATTCCAATGCAACTCTCAATTTCAGGAAGAATCATTCAAGGAAGAGAATATCATTGAACAACCAAAAACCATCCATGACAAGAACAGCAGTGAAAACAACATGAACATGACGAATACAAGGAGATGGCCGAAAACTGAAGTTCAGGCCTTGATTCGGGTCAGAAGCAGCTTGGAATCGAAATTCCAAGAACCAGGTTTGAAAGGGCCTCTTTGGGAAGAAGTTAGTTCTTCAATGGCTTCCTTGGGATATCAAAGAAATGCAAAGAGATGCAAGGAGAAATGGGAGAACATCAACAAATACTTCAGAAAAACCAAAGACTCTGCAAAGAAAAGATCCCAACATTCCAAAACCTGCCCTTATTTCCACCAACTCCATCAGCTGTATTCAAAATCTTCCAACCTTCCTACCACTGTCAAACAACAACAGCAGATAGATAGTTCAGAACTCTTAGATGCGATCATCGTTGCTCCTCAAACAGATCAAGAGAACGCGCAAAACCTATCTCTGGAATTCAATGCAAAAGAGATCGACGGCATGTGTCGGAGCTACAAGTTCTCAGAAATGGTGTCCATGAGGTTGGAGAATGAGAGTGATAACAATGCCAATGAAGGTAGTAGTGCTAGGGCTGGAAAGCAACTGTTTGGAAATGAAGAGGAGTATGAGGAAGGTGAgggtgatgatggtgatgatagtgttgaaggagaaggagaaaaccAAGAACATGTGAAAAATCAAGGAATTggaagagagaatggtggagaggAGGAGCATCACCAAAAGCATATGTTTTTCTTGCCTTGA